In a genomic window of Tissierella sp. Yu-01:
- a CDS encoding VWA domain-containing protein, with the protein MFKKGLTLIEVVLTIGIFSLVILTVFSLFGVASKPYAIINQEFDIQTNSRMVVQEVSNYILDASAIFIHESIEDIFTDSSIYPESANSSEVIRVDESFVSQSHINKREVFIKALEKYKGWNFITLSSDGKELRQFTYNEENNKGFYELRRIINNSNVDICYELDFKKNDTNYDNNLLSFNLVGKLSNDDKAIEITTEIKTINTLQVVDRSGYNPGRVLFFRKNSDAQAAVAMVLDKSGSMRENTEVNGKRISKIEALGEQSKELISSFSGLDNAEITLIPFSTNANNPKNLVSVGENKGELLEYINNNFGHVNHAEGGTNIGDGIRRAYHILKEYNDKNVANQEANKYLIILMDGVPTYGSIKSNKWDNKSFSEDKGSIWRDDFGNLYYNYNIKYKFLFLWPYEWDYRRPMDYKVDSGNISSKDLVGSGSESDENAVYGMGYISAIEKELDDIKNLKIYLIGFFTGSNGKEVEYFNMIKDILSKPGREVDGYISNNGDQLNMAVKEIEESILNNYWRIYGPGE; encoded by the coding sequence ATGTTTAAAAAAGGACTAACTTTAATAGAAGTAGTGTTAACGATTGGGATATTCTCCCTTGTAATTTTAACTGTTTTTTCATTATTTGGTGTGGCTAGTAAACCCTATGCTATTATCAATCAAGAGTTTGATATTCAAACTAATAGTAGAATGGTTGTTCAGGAAGTTTCCAACTATATCCTTGATGCCAGTGCGATTTTCATTCATGAAAGTATAGAAGATATATTTACTGATAGTAGTATTTATCCTGAAAGTGCTAATTCATCTGAGGTTATAAGAGTTGATGAATCTTTTGTGTCACAGTCACACATCAACAAAAGAGAAGTGTTTATAAAAGCCTTAGAAAAATATAAGGGATGGAACTTTATAACACTAAGTTCAGATGGCAAAGAACTAAGGCAATTTACTTATAACGAAGAGAATAATAAGGGATTCTATGAACTTAGAAGAATAATAAATAATAGTAATGTAGATATATGCTATGAATTAGATTTTAAGAAGAATGATACTAACTATGATAATAATCTATTGTCTTTTAATTTAGTAGGAAAACTTTCCAATGATGATAAGGCAATTGAGATTACAACAGAAATTAAGACTATTAATACATTGCAGGTTGTAGATAGATCCGGTTACAATCCTGGTAGGGTACTATTCTTTAGGAAGAATTCAGATGCACAGGCTGCAGTAGCTATGGTATTGGATAAGTCAGGCAGTATGAGAGAAAATACTGAAGTTAATGGGAAAAGAATATCGAAGATAGAAGCATTAGGTGAGCAATCAAAAGAATTAATTAGTTCTTTTTCAGGGCTTGATAATGCTGAAATAACTCTAATACCTTTTAGTACAAATGCAAATAATCCTAAAAATCTAGTCTCTGTTGGAGAGAATAAAGGTGAGCTGCTAGAATATATCAATAATAATTTTGGTCATGTAAATCATGCTGAAGGTGGTACAAATATAGGGGATGGTATCAGAAGGGCATATCATATTTTAAAGGAATATAATGATAAAAATGTTGCCAATCAGGAAGCTAATAAATATTTAATAATACTAATGGATGGAGTACCAACCTATGGAAGTATAAAAAGCAATAAATGGGACAATAAGTCTTTTTCCGAGGATAAAGGATCCATATGGAGAGATGATTTTGGAAATCTCTATTATAACTATAATATAAAATATAAATTTTTATTTTTATGGCCATATGAATGGGATTATAGAAGACCTATGGACTATAAGGTTGACTCTGGAAATATTTCAAGTAAAGACCTAGTAGGAAGTGGAAGTGAAAGTGATGAAAATGCTGTATATGGAATGGGGTATATTTCAGCCATAGAGAAAGAATTGGATGATATTAAGAATCTAAAAATATATCTAATTGGTTTCTTCACAGGTTCAAATGGAAAAGAAGTGGAATATTTTAATATGATAAAAGATATCCTTTCAAAACCTGGTAGAGAAGTTGATGGGTATATTTCTAACAATGGTGATCAGCTTAATATGGCTGTTAAGGAGATTGAAGAATCAATACTGAATAACTATTGGCGTATATATGGGCCAGGGGAATAA
- a CDS encoding S1-like domain-containing RNA-binding protein, with protein sequence MINIGEIQKLKIKRFTSVGAFLNEDKVEDEDILLPKAQIPEGAKVDDEVEVMVYRDSKDRIIATTNKPKITLGELGHLMVVSSSKIGHFLDWGLEKDLFMPFAETVGHVEKGKTYLVGVYLDKSKRLCATMKVKDMLSTESPYKENDRAKGTIYSINRDFGAFVAVDDKYDGLIHKRELLGVYEVGEIVEVRINKVLEDGKLDLSLRDRGYIQMDDDINIITDKLKANGGKLNLNDKSSPDKIRNELQISKSGFKRAIGRMYRDGIINITDNGIEFKDK encoded by the coding sequence ATGATAAATATCGGAGAAATACAGAAGTTAAAGATAAAAAGATTTACATCAGTAGGTGCGTTTTTAAATGAAGATAAAGTAGAAGATGAGGATATATTACTACCTAAGGCACAAATTCCAGAAGGTGCAAAAGTAGATGATGAAGTTGAAGTAATGGTATATAGAGATTCTAAGGATAGAATTATTGCTACAACTAATAAGCCTAAAATTACATTAGGTGAATTAGGACATTTAATGGTAGTAAGTAGTTCAAAGATTGGTCATTTTCTTGACTGGGGATTAGAAAAAGATTTGTTCATGCCTTTTGCTGAAACAGTTGGTCATGTGGAGAAAGGTAAGACATACTTAGTAGGGGTCTACCTTGATAAAAGCAAAAGACTTTGTGCTACAATGAAAGTAAAAGACATGCTAAGTACAGAATCACCATATAAAGAAAATGATAGAGCTAAAGGTACTATTTATAGCATTAATCGTGATTTTGGAGCTTTCGTAGCTGTAGATGACAAATACGATGGACTTATTCATAAAAGAGAATTATTAGGTGTTTATGAAGTGGGAGAAATCGTTGAAGTTAGAATTAATAAAGTCTTGGAGGATGGCAAACTAGATTTAAGTCTAAGAGACCGTGGTTATATCCAAATGGATGATGATATAAATATAATCACAGATAAATTAAAAGCCAACGGTGGAAAGCTAAATCTAAATGATAAAAGCTCCCCTGATAAAATTAGAAATGAGCTGCAAATTAGTAAATCAGGGTTCAAGAGAGCAATAGGTAGAATGTATAGGGATGGAATAATCAATATTACTGATAATGGAATTGAATTCAAAGACAAATAA
- a CDS encoding DNA topoisomerase III has translation MKSLVLAEKPSVGRDIARVLNCNKKGNGYLEGNKYIVTWALGHLVTLADPEEYNKEYKTWKLEDLPILPKEMNLVVIKQSSKQYYVVKEQMHRKDVNEIIIATDAGREGELVARWIIDKAHVKKPLKRLWISSVTDKAIKDGFNKLKDGKAYENLYESAKGRAEADWIVGINATRALTVKYNSQLSCGRVQTPTLAIIAQREEEIKNFKPRDYFGIVAATKDIRLTWQDSKTKDIKTFNKETSDKILSSIKGKQCKVVDVEKTLKKKYSSNLYDLTELQRDANKIFGFSAKETLSIMQRLYESHKVLTYPRTDSRYLTEDIVPTLQDRLKAINVGSYSKYVKTLLSKPIKGNKSFVDNSKVSDHHAIIPTEQRVMLSDLSDKERKIFDLVVKRFLAVLYPPFEYEQTTIKANIGVESFIARGKRVINEGFKEIYSNNDEEDSDDDIKEQTLPIINKGDVLEVISLTQTNGKTKPPAPFNEGTLLSAMENPTKYMDSHNKELVKIIGETGGIGTVATRADIIEKLFNTFLIENRGKSIYITNKGKQLLDLVPMDLRSPDLTAEWEKKLGLIANGKLNRKSFINEMREYAKTITNDIKESSEIFRHDNLTRTKCPECGKYMLEVKGKKGKMYVCQDRECGHRKSISRVTNARCPNCHKKLELRGEGEGQIFTCSCGYREKLSTFEERRKKEKNKVNKKDVSKFLKEQKNSNGNINTELADALSKLKF, from the coding sequence ATGAAAAGTTTAGTTTTAGCAGAAAAGCCATCTGTAGGTAGAGATATTGCCAGGGTTTTAAACTGCAATAAAAAAGGAAATGGATACCTTGAGGGAAATAAATATATAGTAACATGGGCACTAGGTCACTTAGTTACCTTAGCAGACCCTGAGGAATACAATAAGGAATATAAGACATGGAAACTTGAGGATTTGCCAATACTTCCAAAGGAAATGAATCTTGTTGTTATTAAACAGAGCAGTAAGCAGTATTATGTAGTAAAGGAACAGATGCATAGGAAAGACGTAAATGAAATAATAATAGCTACTGATGCAGGAAGAGAAGGAGAATTAGTTGCCCGTTGGATAATAGATAAGGCTCATGTTAAAAAGCCCCTTAAAAGATTGTGGATATCCTCAGTAACTGATAAAGCCATAAAAGATGGTTTTAATAAACTCAAAGATGGTAAGGCTTATGAGAACTTATATGAATCTGCTAAAGGTAGAGCAGAGGCAGACTGGATTGTGGGAATCAATGCGACTAGAGCATTGACAGTAAAATATAATTCACAGCTATCCTGTGGTCGTGTACAAACACCAACTTTAGCAATAATAGCACAAAGAGAAGAAGAGATAAAAAACTTTAAGCCAAGGGATTATTTTGGAATAGTAGCAGCAACTAAAGATATAAGATTAACTTGGCAGGATAGTAAGACTAAGGACATTAAAACATTCAATAAAGAAACATCAGATAAAATACTAAGCTCCATAAAAGGAAAGCAGTGCAAGGTAGTAGATGTAGAAAAGACATTAAAGAAAAAGTATTCATCAAATCTTTACGACTTGACAGAGCTTCAAAGAGATGCTAATAAGATCTTTGGGTTTTCTGCAAAGGAAACACTATCAATAATGCAAAGATTATATGAAAGTCATAAGGTATTGACATATCCAAGAACAGATTCAAGATACCTAACGGAGGATATAGTTCCTACATTACAAGATAGACTTAAAGCAATCAATGTGGGGTCTTATTCTAAATATGTAAAAACATTACTTTCTAAACCTATTAAAGGCAATAAATCCTTCGTTGATAATTCAAAGGTTTCAGATCATCATGCTATCATACCAACTGAACAAAGGGTTATGCTTTCTGACTTAAGCGATAAGGAAAGAAAGATATTTGATCTTGTTGTAAAAAGGTTTTTAGCTGTTCTATATCCACCTTTTGAATATGAACAAACAACTATTAAAGCCAATATTGGTGTAGAGTCTTTTATAGCTAGAGGAAAAAGAGTTATAAATGAGGGATTTAAGGAAATCTATTCCAATAATGATGAAGAAGATTCAGATGATGATATAAAAGAGCAAACTTTACCTATAATCAATAAGGGTGATGTGTTAGAAGTTATATCATTAACTCAGACAAATGGAAAGACAAAACCTCCAGCTCCTTTTAACGAGGGTACATTGCTTTCAGCAATGGAGAACCCAACGAAGTATATGGATTCCCACAACAAGGAGTTAGTTAAAATAATAGGAGAAACAGGTGGAATAGGAACAGTAGCTACAAGGGCTGATATCATAGAAAAATTATTTAATACCTTTCTAATTGAGAATAGAGGTAAGAGTATCTATATAACAAACAAAGGAAAACAACTTCTAGATCTAGTTCCCATGGACCTAAGGTCCCCTGATTTAACCGCAGAGTGGGAAAAGAAACTAGGGTTGATTGCCAATGGAAAGTTAAATAGGAAATCATTCATTAATGAAATGAGAGAATATGCTAAGACTATTACTAATGATATAAAGGAAAGTAGTGAAATATTTAGGCATGATAATTTGACAAGAACTAAGTGCCCAGAGTGTGGGAAGTATATGCTTGAGGTAAAAGGTAAAAAAGGCAAGATGTATGTTTGCCAGGACAGAGAATGCGGACATAGAAAGAGTATCTCAAGAGTCACTAATGCTAGATGTCCAAATTGTCATAAGAAATTAGAGCTTCGTGGAGAGGGAGAAGGACAAATCTTTACATGCTCATGCGGATATCGGGAAAAACTATCTACCTTTGAGGAAAGACGTAAAAAGGAGAAGAATAAGGTAAATAAGAAAGACGTATCTAAATTCTTAAAAGAGCAAAAGAATAGCAATGGTAATATAAATACAGAATTAGCAGATGCATTATCTAAACTAAAGTTTTAG
- a CDS encoding putative heavy metal-binding protein: protein MIVTTTPNIEGKEIVEYKGIVFGEVIAGVDFIKDFAAGLSNFFGGRSGSYEGELIKTRENAIKEMEQRAIQMGANAIVGVDIDYEMLGQANNMMMVTASGTAVVVR, encoded by the coding sequence ATGATAGTAACTACAACACCAAATATCGAAGGCAAAGAAATAGTCGAATACAAAGGAATTGTATTTGGAGAAGTAATAGCTGGAGTAGATTTCATTAAGGACTTTGCAGCGGGACTTTCTAACTTTTTCGGAGGGCGATCAGGTTCATATGAAGGCGAATTAATTAAGACTAGAGAAAATGCTATTAAGGAGATGGAACAAAGAGCAATACAAATGGGAGCAAATGCAATTGTAGGTGTAGACATTGACTATGAAATGTTAGGTCAAGCGAATAACATGATGATGGTAACAGCATCTGGTACTGCGGTAGTAGTGAGGTAA
- a CDS encoding phosphoenolpyruvate carboxykinase (ATP), translating into MSTITTFVREDINSNNKILNSLRSIIETNFYGNNVIDVNSISEAYKLACNSPGTIITDMQVYRPEEIGLDANAKILVFNDGVTTGRFAGAKVVVGEHNVDIKEYSSIAREAIYQSRYKKLYHAQCLIGLHSDFMVRAHLLIPENHENIMYSWLLNFQYLTQEYIKMYNSSKKFPEGDIYIFSDPDYISSSNPDGLALFDPEYNCALLLGLRYFGEHKKGTLTLGWGIANRNGYASCHGGMKRYNLDNGSKYTIGVFGLSGSGKSTLTHAKHDGKFDITILHDDAYIISTEDGSSIALEPAYFDKTQDYPTSHPANKYLLTVQNCGVTLDDNGNKVIVTEDIRNGNGRAVKSKLWADNRVDKIDEPVDSIAWLMKDSTIPPVIKINDPILASVMGATLATKRTTAEKLAKGVDMNALVIEPYANPFRTYPLVNDYEKFKDLFQTRNVDCFIINTGYFLNKKIPKEVTLKLLEDIVTGKAEFKKLGNFNDIEYIEIEGYKPEFNEEYRKMWIYSIEYRKKFLQDMETFKSGRDKLPEETLDALIKLERELKEKCI; encoded by the coding sequence ATGTCTACTATAACCACATTTGTTAGAGAAGATATTAATTCAAACAATAAGATTTTGAATTCATTAAGGAGTATCATTGAAACAAATTTTTATGGCAATAACGTTATTGATGTAAATTCTATAAGTGAGGCATACAAGCTAGCATGCAATTCACCTGGAACAATAATTACAGATATGCAAGTGTATAGACCTGAAGAAATAGGGCTTGATGCAAATGCAAAGATATTAGTGTTTAATGATGGTGTTACAACGGGACGTTTTGCTGGAGCAAAAGTTGTCGTAGGTGAACATAATGTTGATATTAAAGAGTATTCTAGTATTGCTAGAGAGGCAATATATCAATCAAGATATAAAAAGCTATATCACGCCCAATGCCTGATTGGACTTCATTCTGATTTTATGGTAAGAGCACACCTATTGATTCCTGAAAATCATGAGAACATAATGTACTCATGGCTACTAAATTTCCAATACTTAACTCAGGAATATATAAAAATGTATAATAGTTCAAAGAAATTCCCTGAAGGTGATATATACATATTCTCTGACCCAGATTATATATCTAGCTCTAATCCAGATGGATTGGCATTATTTGATCCAGAGTATAATTGTGCCTTGCTATTAGGCTTAAGATATTTTGGAGAGCATAAAAAGGGCACATTAACCTTAGGATGGGGAATAGCAAATAGAAATGGATATGCTTCTTGTCATGGTGGTATGAAGAGATACAACTTGGATAATGGAAGCAAATATACTATTGGAGTATTTGGACTATCAGGGTCAGGCAAATCAACATTAACACATGCTAAGCATGACGGGAAATTTGATATAACAATTTTACATGATGATGCCTATATAATTTCCACCGAAGACGGATCATCAATAGCTTTAGAGCCAGCGTATTTTGATAAGACACAAGATTATCCAACATCTCACCCAGCGAATAAGTACTTACTTACAGTTCAGAATTGCGGTGTGACTTTAGATGATAATGGAAATAAGGTTATAGTAACAGAAGATATAAGAAACGGAAATGGTCGTGCTGTAAAGTCAAAACTTTGGGCAGACAATAGGGTAGATAAAATAGATGAGCCTGTAGATTCCATAGCATGGTTAATGAAGGATTCTACCATTCCCCCAGTTATTAAAATAAATGATCCAATATTAGCTTCAGTGATGGGTGCAACTTTAGCTACAAAGAGAACAACAGCCGAAAAACTAGCAAAAGGTGTGGATATGAATGCATTGGTAATAGAACCATATGCAAATCCTTTTAGAACATATCCTTTAGTTAATGACTACGAAAAGTTTAAAGATCTATTTCAAACTAGAAACGTTGATTGCTTTATAATAAATACAGGATATTTCTTAAATAAGAAGATACCAAAGGAAGTAACCCTTAAGCTACTAGAGGATATAGTAACTGGAAAAGCTGAATTTAAGAAACTAGGCAATTTTAATGATATAGAATACATTGAAATTGAAGGTTACAAACCAGAATTTAATGAAGAGTATAGGAAAATGTGGATTTATAGCATAGAGTATAGAAAAAAGTTTCTTCAAGACATGGAAACCTTCAAAAGTGGAAGAGACAAACTTCCAGAAGAAACCTTAGATGCATTGATAAAACTGGAAAGAGAATTGAAAGAAAAATGTATATAA
- a CDS encoding type II secretion system protein, whose translation MNNNKGLTLIEVILSMAIIGLIASVFLPSMTSSLSMMIRAKDLTKGIFEARQKIEVAMEVARDRDTSKYDSRFHEDKSYNIFGKKIEGVLINQPISNNNEFTVFIPDNSTLEEPMPVIKTGTVGISPSEFFYGFKSGAKLYGENGYLEDDTNYYITLSNWYVSKPGFEGYVPDSIDNSNEGYFGTRYPSWPQDYIKIKNNSSQLTNLYNYIDDYKGRYIVFSQIPVSNIGKYGIEVPSKPVFLAGLPVLYPKIHLDVDTFQHEIYEEEGIEAFWEDILDKNIKTDKKIEFKYNSDNGKYAEFKNLKTTLTENQTMRENMTVFVVFSSTSVEESHTQNIITKYDGDKGLELKLSEGKVEFVVSKNKDNILSVKSEVPIDNSKHILVGEIIYGTNGKVVLYVDDEVITLLGDTRNYDNSELLSIGDDDSNLNLYEIIIYDSSLSDDEIEKVRVYLNNKHIN comes from the coding sequence ATGAATAACAATAAAGGACTTACATTAATAGAAGTAATTTTATCTATGGCTATCATAGGACTTATAGCCTCTGTATTCTTGCCCTCGATGACGTCAAGTCTTTCCATGATGATACGAGCTAAGGATTTAACCAAGGGAATATTTGAAGCTAGGCAAAAGATAGAGGTAGCAATGGAGGTAGCAAGAGATAGGGATACATCTAAATATGATTCAAGATTTCATGAGGACAAAAGTTATAATATATTTGGAAAAAAGATAGAAGGAGTTCTAATAAATCAACCTATATCTAATAATAATGAATTTACAGTATTTATACCTGATAATTCTACATTAGAAGAACCCATGCCTGTAATTAAGACTGGTACTGTAGGAATTTCTCCATCTGAATTCTTTTATGGTTTTAAGTCTGGAGCAAAATTATATGGAGAAAATGGATATTTAGAGGATGATACAAATTATTATATTACACTATCTAATTGGTATGTATCTAAACCAGGATTTGAAGGATATGTACCTGATAGTATTGACAATTCAAATGAAGGATATTTTGGAACAAGATATCCTTCTTGGCCACAAGATTACATAAAGATTAAGAACAATTCTAGTCAACTTACAAATCTATATAATTATATAGATGATTATAAAGGCAGGTACATTGTATTTTCTCAAATTCCAGTATCCAATATTGGTAAATATGGTATAGAAGTTCCTAGTAAACCAGTCTTTTTAGCTGGATTGCCAGTTCTTTATCCAAAGATACATTTGGATGTTGATACATTTCAACATGAGATTTACGAAGAAGAAGGCATAGAAGCTTTTTGGGAAGATATTTTAGATAAAAATATCAAGACAGACAAAAAGATAGAATTTAAGTATAATAGTGATAATGGCAAATATGCTGAATTTAAGAACTTAAAGACGACATTAACTGAGAATCAAACAATGAGGGAAAACATGACTGTCTTTGTGGTTTTTAGCAGTACTTCCGTCGAAGAAAGTCATACTCAAAATATCATCACTAAATATGATGGTGATAAAGGATTGGAATTAAAATTATCTGAAGGCAAAGTGGAGTTTGTTGTATCTAAAAACAAAGATAATATATTATCAGTAAAATCAGAAGTTCCTATAGATAATTCTAAACATATTCTAGTTGGAGAAATAATTTATGGAACAAATGGGAAAGTAGTATTATATGTTGATGATGAAGTTATAACTCTATTAGGTGATACACGTAATTATGACAATTCAGAATTACTTAGTATAGGAGATGATGATTCTAATCTAAATCTGTATGAAATTATAATTTATGATTCTTCATTATCAGATGATGAAATTGAGAAAGTTAGAGTATATTTAAATAACAAGCATATAAACTAA
- a CDS encoding ABC-F family ATP-binding cassette domain-containing protein, whose translation MILLNIENVSKAYTEKALLKNVSFGIMENDKIGLIGVNGTGKTTLLKLIASIEEPDEGRIIKTNNVNIEYLPQNPHFDPNAKVIEQVFKGNSENMKVIREYESAINDPNSPKDRIIKLTQLMDEINGWELESEAKNVLTKLGINRFEELIGNLSGGQKKRVALASALINPSDLLILDEPTNHLDNETIDWLEEYLQHRKGALLMITHDRYFLDRVVKQIIELDDGNLYSYKGNYSYFVEKKSEREESIIATELKRQNLYRKELAWMKRGARARTTKQKARIQRFNELEENAVDLANEKLEISVASSRLGKKIIELKEIFKSYGDLNLIKDFTYTVLRDDRVGILGPNGMGKSTLLKIFAGRLAPDDGTVEIGETVKIGYFSQETTEMDDTQRVIDYIKDAGEYVTTSDETKISASQMLERFLFPPDLQWNPIGKLSGGEKRRLYLLRVLMEAPNVLLLDEPTNDLDIQTLTILEDYIEEFPGAVVIVSHDRYLLDKIVEKVFVFEGNGRIVEYTGNYSYFRDIQKEVETEEKAKEPKVERKKSSNKKLKFTYSEQREWETIDEDIVALEERIANVEKEMETVATQYTKLEELMNQKQDLENQLEEKMDRWVYLSELDEKIKNQ comes from the coding sequence ATGATTTTACTTAATATAGAAAATGTATCAAAGGCATATACAGAAAAAGCATTATTAAAAAATGTATCTTTTGGAATCATGGAAAATGATAAGATAGGTTTAATCGGAGTTAATGGTACAGGGAAGACAACTTTATTAAAGCTAATTGCTAGTATTGAAGAGCCAGATGAGGGCAGAATCATAAAGACTAATAATGTTAATATTGAATACTTACCTCAAAATCCACATTTTGATCCAAATGCAAAAGTAATTGAGCAGGTGTTCAAAGGGAATTCTGAAAACATGAAGGTTATAAGGGAATATGAATCAGCAATAAATGATCCTAATTCTCCTAAGGATAGAATAATTAAATTGACACAGCTAATGGATGAAATCAATGGCTGGGAACTGGAAAGTGAAGCTAAAAATGTATTAACAAAGTTAGGAATAAACAGATTTGAGGAGTTAATAGGGAATCTTTCTGGAGGACAGAAGAAAAGAGTAGCTTTAGCATCTGCATTAATTAATCCTTCTGATTTACTAATACTTGATGAGCCGACAAATCATCTTGATAATGAAACAATAGACTGGCTTGAGGAATATCTTCAGCATCGAAAAGGTGCACTTCTAATGATTACCCATGATAGATACTTTTTAGATAGAGTAGTTAAACAGATAATCGAATTAGATGATGGTAATTTATATTCATACAAAGGTAATTATAGTTATTTCGTTGAAAAGAAATCGGAGAGAGAAGAAAGTATTATAGCCACAGAACTAAAAAGACAAAATCTTTATAGAAAAGAATTGGCTTGGATGAAGCGTGGGGCCAGGGCAAGAACTACTAAGCAAAAGGCAAGGATTCAAAGATTTAACGAATTAGAAGAAAATGCAGTAGATTTAGCCAATGAAAAGCTAGAAATATCTGTAGCTAGTTCCAGATTGGGTAAGAAGATAATAGAACTAAAAGAAATTTTCAAATCCTATGGAGATTTAAATCTAATTAAGGACTTTACCTATACTGTATTGAGAGATGATAGAGTTGGCATTTTAGGACCAAATGGTATGGGCAAGTCTACACTATTAAAGATATTTGCAGGGAGATTAGCACCTGATGATGGAACTGTTGAAATAGGTGAAACGGTGAAGATAGGTTATTTTTCACAGGAAACAACGGAAATGGATGATACCCAAAGGGTTATAGACTATATCAAAGATGCAGGAGAATATGTAACTACTTCAGATGAAACAAAGATTTCCGCATCGCAAATGCTTGAGAGATTCCTATTCCCACCAGATTTACAATGGAATCCTATAGGGAAATTATCTGGGGGAGAAAAGAGAAGACTATATTTATTGAGAGTTTTAATGGAAGCCCCAAACGTACTTCTATTAGATGAACCTACAAATGATTTGGATATTCAAACTTTGACGATTTTAGAGGATTATATAGAGGAGTTTCCTGGAGCAGTAGTTATAGTATCACATGATAGATATTTACTTGATAAAATAGTAGAAAAGGTATTTGTTTTCGAAGGTAATGGAAGAATAGTTGAATATACAGGAAATTATTCGTATTTTAGGGATATACAGAAGGAAGTAGAAACAGAGGAAAAGGCAAAAGAACCTAAAGTTGAAAGAAAAAAATCATCAAATAAGAAACTAAAATTCACATATAGTGAACAGCGAGAATGGGAAACAATAGATGAAGATATAGTAGCTTTAGAAGAAAGAATAGCTAATGTAGAAAAAGAAATGGAAACTGTGGCAACACAATATACAAAATTAGAAGAGTTGATGAATCAAAAACAAGATCTTGAAAATCAACTGGAAGAAAAAATGGATAGATGGGTCTATCTATCTGAATTGGATGAAAAGATAAAGAATCAGTGA